The proteins below are encoded in one region of Betaproteobacteria bacterium:
- a CDS encoding RNA methyltransferase, which produces MKLIQSRDNPFFKSLKRLAESGRERRKTGQTLLDGVHLVEAYEAVFGPVETLIVAESALASGEISVFVEGRDTVVLADSLLRDLGLVDTPSGLLAVARMPTAIATVNREKNAILLDSVQDPGNVGTLLRTAAAAGIGQALLSTGCASAWSPKVLRAGQGAHFALAIHEDVDLAGFMADYQGTTAVTTLEEATSLYDARWDGPLAWVFGAEGQGVSPELLAAAQLRIRIPMPGAVESLNVAAAAAICLFEMMRRRLA; this is translated from the coding sequence ATGAAACTGATTCAGTCGCGCGACAACCCGTTTTTCAAGTCGCTGAAACGGCTGGCTGAATCCGGGCGAGAGCGTCGGAAAACCGGGCAGACGCTGCTTGACGGCGTGCATCTGGTCGAGGCCTACGAGGCTGTATTTGGCCCGGTTGAAACACTGATCGTTGCCGAATCGGCTTTGGCGAGCGGTGAGATTTCTGTCTTTGTCGAAGGTCGCGACACGGTAGTTTTGGCCGACAGTCTGCTGCGTGATCTTGGCTTGGTCGATACCCCGAGTGGTTTGTTGGCCGTCGCCAGGATGCCGACGGCGATTGCCACGGTCAACCGGGAAAAAAACGCAATTTTGTTAGATAGCGTACAGGATCCTGGCAATGTCGGCACCCTGCTGCGTACGGCTGCGGCGGCCGGTATCGGCCAGGCCTTGCTATCGACGGGATGTGCTTCGGCCTGGTCACCCAAAGTTTTGCGTGCCGGGCAGGGTGCTCACTTTGCGCTGGCGATCCATGAAGACGTAGATCTGGCTGGATTCATGGCTGACTATCAAGGTACGACGGCGGTGACCACACTGGAGGAAGCCACGTCTCTTTATGACGCTCGCTGGGACGGGCCGCTGGCTTGGGTTTTTGGGGCAGAGGGGCAAGGCGTCAGCCCCGAATTGCTGGCCGCCGCCCAGCTCAGAATTCGTATTCCGATGCCGGGCGCGGTCGAATCGCTCAATGTGGCGGCTGCAGCGGCCATTTGTCTTTTCGAGATGATGCGGAGACGATTGGCCTGA
- the rnhB gene encoding ribonuclease HII encodes MPELIVPPGLVCGIDEAGRGPLAGTVVAAGVILDPLRPIPGLNDSKKLSEKKRDALAVLIRERAIAWAVASASVEEIDRLNILHATMLAMQRAVAGLTVRPTSAMVDGNRCPQLDIPCEAVVKGDGKIASIAAASILAKTVRDAEMQVLHAQYPMYGFDRHMGYPTAAHFQALQEHGASPVHRRSFGPVAKQLSLL; translated from the coding sequence ATGCCTGAACTGATCGTTCCGCCCGGCCTCGTCTGTGGTATCGACGAAGCGGGGCGCGGGCCGCTGGCGGGAACGGTGGTGGCGGCTGGAGTTATTCTTGATCCGTTACGTCCAATCCCCGGCCTCAATGACTCCAAGAAACTGAGCGAAAAAAAGCGTGATGCACTGGCAGTGCTGATTCGCGAGCGAGCTATCGCCTGGGCGGTTGCTTCAGCCTCGGTCGAAGAAATCGACCGCCTGAACATTCTTCACGCCACGATGCTTGCCATGCAGCGGGCGGTAGCGGGTTTGACTGTACGGCCGACCAGCGCCATGGTCGATGGCAACCGTTGCCCGCAGCTGGATATTCCGTGCGAAGCCGTGGTCAAGGGCGATGGCAAGATCGCTTCGATTGCCGCCGCCTCGATTCTTGCCAAGACGGTGCGTGATGCGGAAATGCAGGTCTTGCACGCCCAATATCCAATGTACGGTTTTGACCGCCACATGGGTTACCCGACGGCAGCGCATTTTCAGGCGCTTCAGGAACATGGCGCCTCGCCGGTTCATCGCCGCAGCTTCGGTCCGGTGGCAAAGCAACTTTCCCTGCTATGA
- the lpxB gene encoding lipid-A-disaccharide synthase — MGSAVRIAMVAGEPSGDLLASHLIAALKERLPDAVFYGIGGPKMQGQGLDSWWPMEKLSVMGYWDALKHYREIAGIRRQLKKRLLDLKPDIFIGVDAPDFNLGLESALKSAGVRTIHYVSPSIWAWRGGRIKKIGSAVNRVLALFPMEPPLYEKENIPVTYVGHPLADIIPMQTSKKVVREKLALPRDYPIFAMLPGSRKGELEMMADTFVQTAKIICERFLPNAIFVVPLTTRETRLLFEAAIYRQQAADIPFRLLFGHAQDALGAADVSLVASGTATLEAALIKRPMVITYKIAKFSYWLMKRMAYQPYVGLPNVLAGRYVVPEILQDEATPENLAEALIKLYEDKENAEAVEEAFTDMHWQLRQNTAEKAANAVIECLN, encoded by the coding sequence ATGGGCAGCGCAGTACGTATTGCCATGGTGGCAGGAGAGCCCTCCGGGGACCTCTTGGCCAGCCACCTGATCGCGGCGCTCAAGGAGCGTTTGCCCGATGCCGTTTTCTACGGCATCGGCGGGCCGAAGATGCAGGGGCAGGGGCTCGATAGCTGGTGGCCGATGGAAAAGCTGTCGGTCATGGGCTATTGGGATGCGCTTAAGCACTATCGCGAAATTGCCGGTATTCGCCGTCAGTTGAAGAAGCGCTTGCTGGACCTGAAGCCGGATATTTTTATCGGTGTGGATGCCCCGGATTTTAATTTGGGGCTGGAAAGCGCTTTGAAGAGTGCCGGGGTACGCACCATCCATTACGTCAGCCCTTCGATCTGGGCATGGCGTGGCGGGCGCATCAAGAAGATTGGCAGTGCGGTCAATCGCGTTCTCGCCCTGTTTCCCATGGAGCCACCGCTCTATGAAAAAGAGAATATTCCGGTGACCTATGTCGGCCATCCGTTGGCTGACATCATTCCGATGCAAACCAGCAAGAAGGTGGTTCGCGAAAAGCTGGCCTTGCCACGTGACTATCCAATTTTTGCCATGTTGCCAGGTAGTCGCAAGGGCGAACTGGAAATGATGGCGGATACCTTCGTGCAGACTGCGAAGATTATTTGCGAACGTTTCCTGCCCAACGCGATTTTTGTTGTGCCACTAACCACCCGTGAGACGCGCCTGCTATTCGAGGCGGCGATTTATCGCCAGCAAGCCGCTGACATTCCGTTTCGCCTGCTCTTCGGTCACGCCCAGGATGCGCTTGGCGCGGCTGATGTATCGCTGGTTGCCAGCGGCACGGCAACGCTTGAGGCGGCGCTGATCAAGCGGCCGATGGTCATTACCTACAAGATCGCCAAGTTTTCCTATTGGCTGATGAAACGCATGGCCTATCAACCCTATGTTGGTTTGCCCAATGTGCTGGCCGGGCGCTATGTCGTGCCGGAAATTTTGCAGGATGAGGCAACGCCGGAAAATCTGGCGGAGGCACTCATCAAGTTGTATGAGGACAAGGAAAATGCCGAGGCGGTTGAAGAGGCGTTTACCGACATGCATTGGCAGCTGCGCCAGAATACTGCCGAGAAGGCCGCCAATGCGGTCATTGAATGCCTGAACTGA
- the lpxD gene encoding UDP-3-O-(3-hydroxymyristoyl)glucosamine N-acyltransferase has protein sequence MIGQGEIGWTLADIAAQLGGDVLGDGQTVITQVATLASAGKGDIAFLANRKYRSQLNTTGAAAVILAPDAAEGFGGPRIVTANPYAYYARVATLLNPSVVTSNGIHASALVDSILPDSVSVRQNVCIGRDVIIGENVTIHAGCVIGDGVSIGEGSLLYPNVTIYHGCRIGQRAIIHSGVVIGADGFGFAPDGKEWVKIPQIGIVSIGNDVEIGANTTIDRGALDDTVIGDGCKIDNLVMIGHNCNIGAYSVIAGCTGMAGSTTLGEHCILGGASMISGHLSLAPNTTISGASTVMRSIVEPGGVYASVFPLDSYEHWMRNASHIRRLSKLVERVSQLEKQLKEKDIEG, from the coding sequence ATGATTGGCCAAGGCGAGATTGGATGGACTCTTGCCGACATCGCCGCCCAATTGGGCGGCGATGTGCTTGGAGACGGCCAAACAGTTATTACGCAAGTGGCTACGCTGGCTTCGGCAGGTAAGGGTGATATTGCTTTCCTGGCCAATCGCAAATATCGAAGCCAGCTGAATACGACGGGTGCAGCGGCGGTGATACTTGCGCCGGATGCCGCTGAAGGGTTTGGCGGGCCGCGTATTGTGACTGCCAACCCCTATGCCTACTACGCTCGAGTTGCGACACTTTTGAATCCATCTGTTGTCACTTCGAATGGTATTCACGCTTCAGCCCTTGTCGATTCGATCTTGCCCGATTCCGTATCGGTTAGACAGAATGTTTGTATCGGTAGGGATGTAATCATCGGCGAGAACGTTACCATCCATGCTGGATGCGTAATTGGCGATGGAGTCTCAATCGGGGAAGGTAGCCTCCTCTACCCCAATGTGACGATCTATCATGGTTGCCGTATCGGTCAGCGTGCAATTATTCATTCGGGTGTTGTGATCGGTGCAGATGGATTTGGTTTTGCGCCAGACGGCAAGGAATGGGTCAAGATTCCGCAGATTGGGATAGTTTCCATTGGTAACGATGTGGAAATTGGTGCCAATACCACCATTGATCGGGGCGCATTGGATGATACGGTCATTGGCGATGGCTGCAAGATCGATAATTTGGTCATGATTGGCCACAATTGCAACATCGGTGCATATTCTGTCATCGCCGGATGTACGGGCATGGCTGGCAGTACCACGCTGGGTGAGCACTGCATTCTTGGCGGGGCCAGTATGATCAGCGGTCATTTGAGTCTGGCGCCCAACACCACGATTTCCGGTGCATCAACGGTAATGCGTAGTATCGTCGAACCCGGGGGGGTTTACGCCAGCGTTTTTCCGTTGGATAGCTATGAGCATTGGATGCGTAATGCGTCGCATATCCGTCGTTTGTCCAAACTGGTGGAACGGGTTTCCCAGCTTGAGAAACAACTTAAAGAAAAAGACATAGAGGGCTGA
- the rseP gene encoding RIP metalloprotease RseP produces MNSFLFYLAAFVVVLGVLIIFHEFGHYLVARLCGVKVLRFSVGFGRMLWKRRLGVDQTEWAISIFPLGGYVKMLDEREGEVVEAERHRAFNRQSVGKRSAIVAAGPLANFALAILLYWAIFMHGSDELLPILGTPPVASPAAMASVANGDEVRAVDGHLVTTWSDLRWLLLKNTVGQESVALEVINEHGDIATHHLYLAAVGESGWEGDPLERLGIRFYRPDLPPIIGKVVANGPAERAGLQANDRVLAIDEQGISSWYAFVEAIRDFKGSSLRLKLERQGGIVTVDVLPEAVSEHGKMVGKIGVAVAEPSTPRRHIKTFVRYGFVAAAGKALNETWDQSVFSLVMMGKMLIGEVSWRNLSGPVTIADYAGQSARLGLDYYLKFMALLSVSLGVLNLLPIPVLDGGHLLYHMIEVIRGRPLSERAMEIGLQVGMSMLFALMAFAFFNDLTRLFNG; encoded by the coding sequence GTGAATAGTTTCTTGTTCTATCTCGCTGCCTTTGTAGTCGTTCTGGGCGTCCTTATTATTTTCCATGAGTTTGGGCACTATCTGGTGGCCAGGCTATGCGGCGTCAAGGTATTGCGTTTTTCCGTTGGTTTCGGGCGCATGTTATGGAAGCGACGCCTTGGCGTAGATCAGACTGAATGGGCAATCAGTATTTTTCCGTTGGGTGGTTACGTAAAAATGCTTGATGAGCGCGAAGGTGAGGTGGTTGAAGCAGAGCGTCATCGCGCCTTCAATCGCCAGAGCGTTGGAAAACGAAGTGCAATTGTTGCCGCCGGTCCGTTGGCCAATTTTGCATTGGCTATTCTGCTGTATTGGGCGATTTTTATGCACGGTAGCGATGAATTGCTACCGATACTGGGGACGCCGCCTGTCGCTTCCCCGGCCGCCATGGCTTCAGTGGCCAATGGCGACGAGGTGAGGGCGGTTGATGGTCATTTGGTGACTACCTGGAGTGACCTGAGATGGCTGCTCCTGAAAAATACAGTTGGTCAGGAAAGCGTAGCGCTTGAGGTGATCAACGAGCATGGTGACATTGCCACTCACCATCTTTATTTGGCAGCGGTAGGCGAGAGTGGCTGGGAAGGTGATCCTCTTGAGCGCCTCGGCATTCGTTTTTATCGTCCCGATCTCCCCCCGATTATTGGTAAAGTGGTGGCCAATGGTCCGGCGGAACGAGCTGGTTTACAGGCGAATGACAGGGTATTGGCGATTGACGAACAAGGTATTTCATCTTGGTATGCGTTCGTCGAAGCTATTCGTGATTTTAAGGGAAGTTCCTTGCGCCTGAAGCTGGAGCGTCAAGGCGGAATTGTTACGGTTGATGTGTTACCAGAGGCGGTGTCCGAGCATGGGAAAATGGTCGGAAAAATTGGGGTGGCAGTCGCAGAACCTTCCACCCCACGTCGGCATATCAAGACGTTTGTTAGGTACGGATTTGTGGCCGCAGCAGGGAAGGCACTAAATGAAACATGGGATCAGTCGGTATTCAGTTTGGTGATGATGGGCAAAATGCTGATCGGTGAGGTCTCTTGGCGGAATTTATCGGGACCTGTGACTATTGCTGATTATGCGGGACAGTCAGCGCGTCTTGGGCTCGACTACTACTTGAAGTTCATGGCACTGCTTAGCGTTAGTCTTGGTGTCTTGAATCTGCTTCCCATCCCGGTGCTGGACGGGGGGCATTTGTTGTATCATATGATAGAAGTCATCAGGGGCAGGCCGCTCTCGGAGCGAGCCATGGAAATTGGGCTGCAAGTTGGAATGTCCATGCTATTTGCCTTGATGGCTTTCGCTTTTTTTAATGATTTGACCCGCCTGTTTAACGGCTGA
- the lpxA gene encoding acyl-ACP--UDP-N-acetylglucosamine O-acyltransferase, producing the protein MIHSTAIVDPAAKIGANVEIGPYSIIGPDVEIGDNTAIGPHTVIRGHTRIGRDNRIFQFCSLGEVPQDKKYAGEPTRLEIGDRNVIREFCTFNLGTIQDVGVTRIGDDNWIMAYVHIAHDCQVGNKTTFANNSQLAGHVIVEDWAILGGFTGVHQFCRIGAHVMTAVSTVILQDVPPYLMAAGNTAQPYGINVEGLKRRGFTADSITSLKRAYRTLYKSGLLLEEAKVKLAEDAKTQPDLQRLVDFLEVSKRGIIR; encoded by the coding sequence ATGATTCACTCGACCGCGATTGTCGATCCGGCCGCCAAAATTGGCGCGAACGTCGAGATCGGCCCTTATTCCATCATCGGTCCGGATGTCGAGATTGGCGACAACACGGCCATTGGTCCGCATACCGTTATTCGGGGGCATACCCGAATTGGTCGCGACAACCGAATTTTTCAGTTTTGCTCGCTGGGCGAGGTTCCGCAGGACAAGAAATACGCCGGTGAGCCTACACGCCTTGAAATTGGAGATCGGAACGTCATCCGTGAATTCTGTACCTTCAATCTCGGTACGATTCAGGATGTTGGCGTTACCAGGATTGGTGACGACAACTGGATCATGGCTTACGTCCACATTGCTCACGATTGCCAAGTGGGTAACAAGACTACCTTTGCCAACAACTCGCAATTGGCTGGCCATGTAATTGTTGAGGATTGGGCCATTCTTGGTGGCTTCACCGGGGTGCATCAATTCTGCCGTATTGGTGCTCACGTCATGACTGCGGTGAGTACCGTCATCCTTCAGGATGTTCCGCCGTATTTGATGGCGGCTGGTAACACGGCTCAGCCTTATGGTATCAATGTCGAGGGGTTGAAGCGTCGGGGATTTACGGCCGACTCGATTACTTCGCTCAAGCGAGCGTACCGTACGCTTTATAAATCCGGGCTGTTGCTTGAAGAGGCCAAGGTGAAGCTGGCGGAAGATGCCAAGACCCAGCCCGACCTTCAGCGTCTTGTCGATTTCCTTGAGGTTTCCAAGCGAGGCATCATTCGCTGA
- the fabZ gene encoding 3-hydroxyacyl-ACP dehydratase FabZ, with the protein MDIQAIMEHLPHRYPFLLVDRVVEIDLGKSIHAYKNVTINEPFFVGHFPHHPVMPGVLIMEALAQAAGILSFKSMAEKPSADTVFYFAGIDEARFKKPVLPGDQLHLHAQIERQMRGVWKFKAEARVDGQLVAEARLMCAQRAL; encoded by the coding sequence ATGGATATTCAAGCAATCATGGAGCATCTGCCACACCGTTACCCGTTCCTGCTGGTTGACCGTGTTGTAGAAATTGATCTGGGCAAATCAATCCATGCCTACAAAAATGTGACTATCAATGAGCCATTTTTTGTAGGGCATTTTCCGCATCATCCTGTCATGCCAGGTGTGTTGATCATGGAAGCACTGGCTCAGGCTGCGGGTATTCTTTCGTTCAAGTCGATGGCCGAAAAGCCGTCGGCTGACACTGTTTTTTATTTCGCCGGGATTGATGAGGCACGATTCAAGAAGCCTGTTTTACCGGGTGATCAATTGCACCTGCATGCCCAGATTGAACGCCAAATGCGCGGCGTCTGGAAGTTCAAGGCTGAGGCTCGCGTTGATGGTCAATTGGTAGCTGAAGCGCGCCTGATGTGCGCGCAGCGGGCTCTCTGA
- a CDS encoding 1-deoxy-D-xylulose-5-phosphate reductoisomerase: MSSTVQNITVLGATGSIGVSTLDVIRRHPDRYRAFALCAHSQIDKLFEQCLEFKPYFAVLSDAKLAAQLAERLVAAGLKTEVRHGVKALVDLSSAPEVDAVMAAIVGAAGLEPTLAAAKAGKKIMLANKEVLVMAGELFMHAVRENGAVLLPVDSEHNAIFQSLPIDFTRGLDQCGVRKILLTASGGPFRNTPLEDLAGVTPDQACAHPNWVMGRKISVDSATMMNKGLEVIEAHWLFNAPPEMIQVVVHPQSVIHSAVQYIDGSVLAQMGNPDMRTPIAYAMAWPERIAAGVEPLDLFKIARLDFVAPDFERFRCLQLAYDVLREGGTAPAILNAANEVAVAAFLDGNLPFLGIAQLDEAVLQSLPAGPEGSLVDVLAADAEARRVARQMVHDRSFA, translated from the coding sequence GTGAGCAGTACGGTGCAAAATATTACCGTTTTGGGGGCGACCGGCTCGATCGGTGTCAGCACGCTTGACGTAATTCGTCGTCATCCGGACCGCTATCGAGCCTTCGCTCTTTGCGCCCATAGCCAAATCGACAAATTATTCGAGCAATGCCTTGAATTCAAGCCGTATTTTGCCGTGTTGAGTGATGCAAAGCTTGCAGCCCAATTGGCCGAACGTCTCGTCGCCGCAGGTCTGAAAACAGAAGTTCGCCATGGCGTTAAAGCGCTGGTCGACCTTTCGTCAGCACCCGAGGTCGATGCCGTAATGGCAGCCATCGTCGGTGCGGCCGGTCTGGAGCCTACCCTCGCCGCAGCAAAGGCAGGCAAGAAGATCATGTTGGCCAATAAGGAAGTGCTCGTCATGGCTGGCGAGCTATTCATGCATGCGGTACGCGAAAATGGCGCAGTGCTCTTGCCGGTCGACAGCGAACATAATGCGATTTTCCAGTCATTGCCTATCGATTTCACACGCGGGTTGGATCAGTGCGGTGTACGGAAAATATTACTGACAGCCTCTGGCGGTCCGTTCCGGAATACGCCGCTGGAGGATTTGGCTGGCGTTACGCCGGATCAGGCTTGTGCTCATCCCAACTGGGTGATGGGGCGAAAGATTTCGGTCGATTCCGCTACCATGATGAACAAGGGACTGGAGGTTATCGAGGCGCATTGGCTATTCAATGCGCCGCCTGAGATGATCCAGGTCGTCGTGCATCCGCAAAGCGTTATCCACTCGGCAGTTCAATATATCGATGGTTCGGTTCTGGCCCAGATGGGGAATCCTGACATGAGGACACCGATCGCTTACGCAATGGCTTGGCCTGAACGTATCGCGGCAGGGGTCGAGCCACTCGATCTGTTCAAGATCGCTCGTCTCGATTTCGTAGCGCCCGATTTTGAACGCTTCCGATGTCTGCAACTGGCCTATGATGTTTTGCGGGAAGGTGGCACGGCACCAGCTATCCTGAACGCAGCCAACGAAGTTGCGGTTGCAGCATTCCTTGATGGCAATTTGCCGTTTTTGGGTATTGCCCAGCTTGATGAGGCGGTCCTGCAATCATTGCCGGCCGGTCCGGAGGGTAGTCTGGTTGATGTGCTTGCTGCCGATGCCGAGGCCCGCCGGGTTGCTCGCCAGATGGTACATGACCGTAGCTTCGCGTGA
- the bamA gene encoding outer membrane protein assembly factor BamA, whose amino-acid sequence MKKSLLSVLIVSLFSAPVLAFEPFSVKDIRVEGIQRTEAGTVFGYLPVKVGETLTEEKAAQSIKALFATGFFKDVRVEVENNVMVIVVQERPAIATLNFVGLKEFEKDVILKALKETGIAEGRIFDRALLEKAEQELKRQYLTRGKYAANITTTITPLERNRVGINFNIEEGSAAKIKQINLVGANSFSEKELLSQFELTTPGLLTWYNKNDQYSRQKLSADLEKLKSFYMNQGYLEFSVESTQVSISPNKQDVYITVNIIEGERFQVSSVKLAGEFAIPEDDLRKLVGVKAGDVFSREKLNDTTKAISDRLGKEGYAFANVNAAPEIDKSKRNVAFTIFVDPGKRVYVRRINVAGNTKTRDEVIRREMRQMEGGWYDAEKVTASKQRVDRLGYFSDVSVETPAVSGTSDQLDVNVSVTEKPTGNLMLGVGTSSTDKIILSGSIAQNNFMGSGNNVAIQVNSARSYRTYVFSYTNPYFTEDGVSQGFDIYHRTVNTTSTAIATYSSASTGAGLRFGFPIGEKESLGFGLGIDSTKVTAFDNSPQYYKDYVGYPNNPSVTKLSIPVTLNWTSDSKDSYFFPTKGTFQKAGLEVAVPGGDLTYYRATYQLQHFIPLNSKFTLMLNGEVGYAAGYGGEALPFFKNFYAGGIGSVRGYKASSLGPITHDLTSGADYRVGGNRRVIGNAELLWSVPGMEKSFRMGWFVDAGQVYGSNGDQSAGGLRYSTGISAAWISPIGPLKFSIGRPLNKQANDKSEMFQFQLGTAF is encoded by the coding sequence ATGAAAAAATCACTGCTGTCCGTTCTGATCGTCAGCCTGTTCTCTGCGCCAGTCTTGGCGTTCGAACCTTTTTCGGTTAAGGATATCCGGGTCGAAGGCATTCAGCGCACTGAGGCTGGTACGGTCTTTGGCTATCTGCCCGTCAAGGTTGGTGAAACGCTGACCGAAGAAAAGGCTGCTCAATCGATCAAGGCTCTCTTTGCCACCGGTTTCTTCAAGGATGTCCGTGTCGAAGTCGAGAATAACGTCATGGTCATTGTTGTTCAGGAACGGCCAGCCATTGCCACACTGAACTTTGTCGGGCTGAAAGAATTCGAAAAAGACGTCATTCTCAAGGCTCTCAAGGAAACAGGTATTGCCGAAGGGCGTATTTTTGACCGGGCGTTGCTGGAAAAAGCCGAGCAGGAACTTAAACGACAGTATCTGACCCGTGGAAAGTACGCAGCCAATATCACAACCACGATAACGCCGCTGGAGCGTAATCGTGTCGGCATCAACTTTAATATTGAAGAAGGTTCTGCGGCGAAGATCAAGCAGATCAATCTGGTAGGCGCCAATTCGTTTTCCGAAAAGGAACTGCTAAGCCAGTTTGAACTAACGACCCCGGGACTTTTGACCTGGTATAACAAGAACGATCAATATTCTCGTCAAAAACTTTCGGCCGATTTGGAAAAACTGAAGTCCTTTTATATGAATCAGGGCTATCTGGAGTTTTCTGTTGAGTCGACTCAGGTTTCAATTTCTCCGAACAAGCAAGACGTCTATATCACCGTCAATATCATTGAAGGTGAGCGTTTCCAAGTCTCTTCAGTCAAATTGGCCGGGGAGTTCGCGATTCCCGAGGATGATCTGAGGAAGCTGGTTGGCGTCAAGGCGGGGGACGTTTTTTCACGCGAAAAGCTCAACGATACAACCAAGGCAATCAGTGACCGTCTTGGTAAGGAAGGTTATGCATTTGCCAACGTAAACGCTGCACCGGAAATCGACAAGAGCAAGCGCAACGTAGCGTTTACCATCTTTGTCGATCCGGGCAAACGTGTTTATGTCCGTCGTATTAACGTTGCCGGGAATACAAAAACACGTGACGAAGTCATTCGTCGGGAAATGCGCCAGATGGAAGGCGGCTGGTATGACGCCGAGAAAGTGACAGCCTCCAAGCAGCGTGTAGACCGTTTGGGTTACTTTAGCGATGTTTCGGTTGAGACGCCTGCTGTTTCAGGAACGTCAGATCAGCTGGACGTCAATGTGAGCGTTACGGAGAAGCCGACCGGGAATTTGATGCTGGGCGTTGGTACTTCCAGTACTGACAAAATCATACTTTCCGGATCAATCGCTCAGAACAACTTTATGGGTAGCGGAAATAACGTCGCGATTCAGGTTAACTCTGCTCGATCCTACCGGACGTATGTCTTTTCCTATACCAATCCCTATTTTACGGAAGATGGTGTAAGTCAGGGTTTTGATATCTATCACCGAACGGTAAATACTACTTCCACTGCAATTGCTACTTACAGCTCTGCATCCACTGGTGCCGGTCTTCGTTTCGGTTTTCCGATTGGTGAAAAAGAGTCGCTCGGGTTTGGGTTGGGAATCGATTCCACCAAAGTTACAGCGTTTGACAACAGTCCGCAGTATTACAAAGACTATGTTGGCTATCCCAACAATCCGTCTGTGACCAAATTGTCAATTCCAGTGACGTTGAACTGGACAAGTGATAGTAAAGACAGTTATTTTTTCCCAACAAAGGGTACTTTTCAAAAAGCTGGTTTAGAAGTTGCTGTTCCCGGTGGCGACCTGACCTATTACCGTGCAACCTATCAGCTGCAGCACTTCATTCCGCTGAATTCGAAGTTTACGTTGATGCTGAACGGTGAGGTTGGTTATGCAGCTGGATACGGCGGTGAAGCACTACCGTTTTTCAAGAATTTCTATGCGGGCGGTATTGGTTCGGTCCGGGGGTACAAAGCTTCCAGCCTTGGGCCAATTACGCACGACTTGACTAGCGGAGCCGACTATCGGGTCGGTGGGAATCGTCGCGTAATTGGCAATGCCGAATTGCTGTGGAGTGTTCCCGGCATGGAAAAGAGTTTCAGGATGGGCTGGTTCGTAGATGCGGGTCAGGTTTATGGCAGTAATGGTGATCAAAGCGCCGGTGGGCTTCGTTATTCTACGGGGATTTCAGCCGCATGGATTTCACCAATAGGTCCGCTAAAATTCAGCATTGGTCGGCCGCTTAACAAACAAGCCAACGACAAGTCGGAGATGTTCCAGTTCCAGTTGGGCACGGCGTTTTAA
- a CDS encoding OmpH family outer membrane protein: protein MKIKSIVLASLLSALFVTSALASELKVGYVNTQRIFRDAPAAQKAAKKLEGEFAKRDQDLQRMAKQLQGLQENLEKNSVTMAESERRTKEKEFGEISREFQRRQREFREDLNLRQNEENAAVIEKANKAIKQIAETEKYDLILQDVVWVSPRLDITERVIKALSEGK, encoded by the coding sequence TTGAAAATCAAGTCTATTGTCCTCGCATCCTTGCTTTCCGCGTTGTTCGTTACCAGTGCGCTGGCTTCGGAATTGAAGGTTGGGTATGTGAATACGCAGCGTATCTTCCGCGACGCACCAGCTGCTCAGAAAGCTGCCAAGAAGTTGGAAGGTGAGTTTGCCAAGCGTGATCAGGATCTTCAGCGGATGGCCAAGCAGTTGCAGGGATTGCAGGAGAATCTTGAAAAGAATTCTGTGACGATGGCAGAGAGTGAGCGTCGCACGAAGGAAAAAGAATTTGGTGAAATTTCCCGCGAATTCCAGCGCCGTCAGCGTGAATTCCGCGAAGATCTAAATCTTCGCCAAAACGAAGAAAATGCTGCGGTCATTGAAAAGGCCAATAAGGCAATTAAGCAGATCGCTGAAACGGAAAAATACGACCTGATTCTTCAGGATGTCGTTTGGGTTAGCCCACGCCTGGATATTACGGAGCGTGTGATCAAGGCATTGTCGGAAGGCAAGTAA